A genomic segment from Polyangium mundeleinium encodes:
- a CDS encoding HTTM domain-containing protein, whose protein sequence is MTATDGAARESLVERLFRPVDIASLAAFRILFGALMLVSIVRFWANGWIRDFYITPPLHFHYFGFSWISPWTSWGMYAHFVVLGLASALVMVGLFYRAAAAVLFVAFTYVELLEKATYLNHYYLISILSFLMIFLPLHRAASIDAWRNPVLASRTAPAWVLVLLRFQIGVVYVFAGIAKLGPDWLLRGEPLGIWLSAHTDIPLVGPFLAERWVARAASFAGAAFDLTVVFFLLRDRTRRFAYAAVLGFHFVTGMLFPIGVFPWIMSASALIFFPPSWPRPLLARISRRFVRSLPEDLTAQPPPRPLGTRQRIGIALVAAHVIVQIALPLRHFFYPGNTAWTEEGFRFAWRVMLVEKLGFVELRIHDHATGRTIHAEPSRWLTPLQTKMMAQSPDMILEFAHHVADDYARRGKHVAVYADAWVTMNGRPSRRIIDPNVDLTTVQDSLLPKPWILPLDDNAAPSATASSQH, encoded by the coding sequence ATGACGGCGACTGACGGCGCGGCGCGGGAGAGCCTCGTCGAGAGGCTCTTCCGCCCCGTCGACATCGCGTCCCTCGCCGCGTTCCGCATCCTCTTCGGCGCGCTCATGCTGGTGAGCATCGTCCGGTTCTGGGCGAACGGCTGGATCCGCGATTTTTACATCACCCCCCCGCTCCACTTTCATTACTTCGGTTTCTCGTGGATCTCGCCCTGGACGAGCTGGGGCATGTACGCCCATTTCGTGGTCCTCGGCCTCGCGAGCGCCCTCGTGATGGTCGGGCTCTTTTACCGCGCCGCGGCGGCCGTCCTGTTCGTCGCGTTCACGTACGTCGAGCTCCTGGAGAAGGCGACCTACCTCAATCACTATTACCTCATCAGCATCCTCTCCTTTTTGATGATCTTCCTGCCGCTCCACCGGGCGGCGTCGATCGATGCATGGAGAAACCCGGTGCTCGCGAGCCGGACGGCGCCCGCCTGGGTGCTCGTACTTTTGCGTTTCCAGATCGGGGTCGTGTACGTCTTCGCGGGGATCGCGAAGCTCGGGCCGGATTGGCTCCTGCGCGGCGAACCGCTCGGAATCTGGCTCTCGGCGCACACGGACATCCCGCTCGTCGGCCCCTTCCTCGCCGAGCGCTGGGTCGCGCGCGCGGCGAGCTTCGCGGGCGCCGCGTTCGACCTCACCGTGGTGTTTTTCCTGCTGCGCGACCGCACGCGGCGCTTCGCTTATGCCGCGGTGCTCGGGTTTCATTTCGTGACGGGCATGCTCTTCCCGATCGGGGTCTTCCCGTGGATCATGTCTGCGTCGGCGCTGATCTTCTTCCCGCCGAGCTGGCCGCGGCCGCTCCTCGCGCGCATCTCGCGCCGGTTTGTCCGTTCGCTCCCCGAGGATCTCACCGCACAGCCGCCCCCGCGGCCGCTCGGGACGCGGCAGCGCATCGGGATCGCCCTCGTCGCGGCGCACGTGATCGTGCAGATTGCGCTCCCGCTCCGCCATTTCTTTTACCCCGGGAACACGGCCTGGACCGAGGAAGGGTTTCGGTTTGCCTGGAGGGTCATGCTCGTGGAGAAGCTCGGCTTCGTCGAGCTCCGGATCCACGACCACGCGACGGGCCGGACGATCCACGCCGAGCCGTCTCGATGGCTCACGCCGCTCCAGACGAAGATGATGGCGCAGAGCCCGGACATGATCCTCGAATTCGCGCACCACGTCGCCGACGACTACGCGCGCCGGGGCAAACACGTGGCCGTGTACGCGGACGCGTGGGTGACCATGAATGGCCGGCCGAGCCGGCGGATCATCGATCCGAACGTGGATCTCACGACCGTCCAGGATTCCTTGCTCCCCAAACCCTGGATCCTCCCTCTCGACGACAACGCCGCGCCGAGCGCCACAGCCTCCTCGCAGCATTGA
- a CDS encoding M28 family metallopeptidase: protein MPRLPLALAFVLASCGTPAAPPAAPPAPPAASTPPAPAPPPIQPACAVAADFPPLLPPRLDLRAPEPSRGNLRAWVDLLADPALHGRAAGSADNRRVADLLARAFLSFGFSPPEGHDPCVPFERDGVRDQNVIAHLRGKTPPDGPVVLVGAHYDAQGERDGEVYPGADDNASGVAALLEIARVHALRGSDLDLVVVAFGAEERGVLGAEAFVEAPTVPLARLALMVNLDMVGRPLLDGSPLRLVVPRAAEALGFVVGARDGEKTRALLDRAAAREDRPLFGIPEAAFRRLGYASDSVPFGPHTPTIFLSDAALADYHQPTDTPDQIDLDQIGRAARLALTLVDEVQKERRE, encoded by the coding sequence ATGCCGCGCCTCCCGCTCGCCCTCGCTTTCGTCCTTGCCTCGTGCGGCACGCCGGCCGCGCCCCCCGCGGCCCCGCCTGCGCCGCCTGCGGCTTCCACGCCTCCAGCGCCCGCGCCTCCGCCCATTCAGCCTGCGTGCGCCGTCGCGGCCGACTTCCCGCCGCTCCTTCCGCCGCGCCTCGACCTTCGCGCGCCCGAGCCTTCGCGGGGAAACCTCCGCGCGTGGGTCGATCTCCTCGCCGATCCCGCCCTCCACGGCCGCGCCGCCGGCTCGGCCGACAACCGCCGTGTCGCCGATCTGCTCGCGCGCGCCTTCCTCTCGTTCGGTTTTTCCCCGCCCGAGGGCCACGACCCTTGTGTCCCCTTCGAGCGCGACGGCGTCCGCGATCAGAACGTCATCGCCCATCTCCGCGGAAAAACTCCCCCCGACGGCCCCGTCGTCCTCGTCGGCGCCCATTACGATGCGCAGGGCGAACGCGACGGCGAGGTCTATCCCGGCGCCGACGACAATGCCTCTGGCGTCGCCGCTTTGCTCGAAATTGCGCGCGTCCACGCCTTACGCGGATCCGACCTCGACCTCGTCGTCGTCGCGTTCGGCGCCGAGGAGCGCGGCGTGCTCGGGGCCGAGGCCTTCGTCGAGGCGCCCACGGTCCCGCTCGCGCGGCTCGCGCTCATGGTGAACCTCGACATGGTGGGCAGGCCCTTGCTCGACGGCTCGCCGCTCCGTCTCGTCGTCCCCCGCGCGGCCGAGGCGCTCGGGTTCGTCGTCGGCGCGCGGGACGGCGAAAAGACACGCGCGCTCCTCGATCGCGCCGCCGCGCGCGAGGACCGGCCCCTCTTCGGCATTCCCGAGGCCGCGTTCAGGCGCCTCGGATACGCCTCCGACAGCGTCCCGTTTGGCCCGCACACGCCCACGATTTTTCTCTCCGACGCCGCGCTCGCCGATTACCACCAGCCCACGGACACGCCCGACCAGATCGATCTCGACCAGATCGGGCGCGCCGCGCGCCTCGCGCTCACCCTCGTCGATGAAGTGCAAAAAGAGCGGCGGGAATGA
- a CDS encoding cytochrome-c peroxidase: MRGPRGRDARSDRSPGTTDDDGLDLPETPYNYAAIELPAHFQGQLAQDQDNTPAENPITDDGATLGRVLFYDTALSQNGAVACASCHKQKDAFSDTTRLSLGFEGGETGRNSMSVEGARYYRDGRFFWDERAATLEDQVLRPIQDPVEMGLTLDELVANVSAQSYYPKLFEKAFGDPAITSDRISRALAQFVRSIVSYRSRFDEGIEAAGGDIQANFSTFTPEENAGKALFLGPAGGCAACHLDEGPPHPPPRRNNAFFFIAIPTNNGLDATTDVEDNGLGEITGNPQDNGRFKSPSLRNVALTGPYMHDGRFETLAEVVEHYNAGVKPHPNLDPRLRVQGSTEPRKLNLSPEQKASLVAFLKTLTDEKLLVDPMYADPFEKDAP, from the coding sequence TTGCGAGGGCCCCGCGGCCGAGACGCCCGATCCGATCGATCCCCGGGGACGACCGACGACGACGGGCTCGATCTCCCCGAGACCCCGTACAACTACGCCGCGATCGAGCTCCCTGCGCATTTCCAGGGCCAGCTCGCGCAAGATCAGGACAACACACCCGCGGAAAACCCCATCACCGACGACGGCGCGACGCTCGGCCGCGTGCTCTTCTACGACACGGCCCTTTCGCAAAACGGCGCCGTCGCCTGCGCTTCTTGCCACAAGCAGAAGGACGCATTCTCCGACACGACGCGCCTGAGCCTCGGCTTCGAGGGCGGCGAGACCGGGCGCAACTCGATGAGCGTCGAAGGCGCCCGCTACTACCGCGACGGCCGCTTCTTCTGGGACGAGCGCGCGGCCACGCTCGAAGATCAAGTCCTCCGCCCGATCCAGGATCCCGTGGAGATGGGCCTCACGCTCGACGAGCTCGTCGCGAACGTCTCGGCGCAGAGCTACTACCCGAAGCTCTTCGAAAAAGCTTTCGGCGACCCTGCGATCACCTCGGACCGCATCTCCCGCGCCCTCGCGCAGTTCGTCCGATCGATCGTCTCGTACCGCTCTCGCTTCGACGAGGGCATCGAGGCCGCGGGCGGCGACATCCAGGCAAACTTCTCCACCTTCACGCCCGAGGAAAACGCGGGCAAGGCCCTCTTCCTCGGCCCTGCGGGCGGCTGCGCGGCTTGCCACCTCGACGAGGGCCCGCCCCATCCGCCGCCGCGCCGGAACAACGCGTTCTTTTTCATCGCCATCCCCACGAACAACGGCCTCGACGCCACGACCGACGTCGAAGACAACGGCCTCGGCGAGATCACCGGCAACCCGCAGGACAACGGCCGCTTCAAGTCGCCCTCGCTCCGCAACGTGGCGCTCACCGGCCCGTACATGCACGACGGGCGCTTCGAGACCCTCGCCGAGGTCGTCGAGCATTACAACGCCGGCGTGAAACCCCACCCGAACCTCGACCCGCGCCTGCGCGTCCAGGGCTCGACCGAGCCGCGCAAGCTGAACCTCTCGCCCGAGCAAAAAGCCTCGCTCGTCGCGTTCTTGAAGACGCTCACCGACGAGAAGCTGCTCGTCGATCCGATGTACGCAGACCCCTTCGAAAAGGACGCGCCCTGA
- a CDS encoding adenylate/guanylate cyclase domain-containing protein — MTPSDLSLRLDVLRGKGRFSVGTLDDFAAYVTSAPDEALFRMSPLRYAATHGLDEQEGIELFLHATHVGILDFAWGMLCPGCMAFLTTAGGLRSLQSQHCNFCNLNLEGSIDDRVEVAFTVAPSARRIRFHAPDTIDLREDAIRLYFSSSVAPASRPHRALGESILAAGRARPGEAHTATIDFVESGQFVLLAPAGHVAVYVRVQEGGPREASFDILDGRAIPHRVDVGTGRVDLRMLNRTTHAVGYFVSPVGRTWPDPAEPGKPLNHPLLPYLTGARLVSSQSFRDLFRAESIPSEGGLELKRVTVLFTDLTGSTALYERVGDLRAYDLVRKHFSVLRSIAAAQGGAIVKTIGDAVMASFAEPIHAMRAAILMNRAIAELKEADLLLKIGLHTGPCIAVELNERLDYFGRTVNIAARVQGLARAGEIVCTSEVFDAPDVAPAVNAAELVTTRGAAPLKGITGEVPVVRMVRAGAEAPLSIA, encoded by the coding sequence ATGACGCCCTCCGACCTCTCCCTTCGGCTCGACGTCCTCCGCGGCAAGGGCCGGTTTTCCGTGGGCACCCTCGACGATTTCGCGGCGTACGTCACGAGCGCGCCGGACGAGGCCCTCTTCCGCATGAGCCCCCTCCGGTACGCGGCGACCCACGGCCTCGACGAGCAAGAGGGCATCGAGCTTTTTCTCCACGCGACGCACGTCGGCATCCTCGATTTCGCGTGGGGCATGCTTTGCCCCGGCTGCATGGCCTTCCTCACGACGGCCGGCGGATTGCGCTCGCTCCAGTCGCAACACTGCAACTTCTGCAACCTGAACCTCGAAGGATCCATCGACGATCGCGTCGAGGTCGCGTTCACCGTGGCCCCTTCCGCGCGACGCATCCGCTTTCATGCGCCCGACACCATCGATCTGCGCGAGGACGCCATCCGGCTCTACTTCTCGTCGAGCGTCGCCCCTGCCTCACGCCCGCACCGCGCGCTCGGCGAGAGCATCCTCGCTGCGGGCCGCGCGCGCCCGGGCGAGGCCCACACGGCGACCATCGACTTCGTCGAGAGCGGCCAGTTCGTCCTGCTCGCGCCCGCGGGCCACGTCGCCGTGTACGTCCGCGTGCAGGAAGGCGGCCCGCGCGAAGCGTCCTTCGACATCCTCGACGGCCGCGCGATCCCACACCGCGTCGACGTCGGCACCGGGCGTGTCGATCTCCGCATGTTGAACCGCACCACGCACGCCGTCGGGTATTTCGTCTCGCCCGTCGGCCGCACCTGGCCCGATCCGGCCGAGCCTGGCAAACCACTCAATCATCCGCTCCTCCCGTACCTCACGGGGGCGCGGCTCGTCTCGTCGCAGTCGTTCCGCGACCTCTTCCGGGCCGAGAGCATCCCGTCCGAGGGCGGGCTCGAGCTCAAGCGCGTCACTGTGCTCTTCACCGACCTCACCGGCTCCACAGCCCTTTACGAGCGCGTGGGCGACCTCCGCGCCTACGACCTCGTCCGCAAGCATTTTTCCGTGCTCCGCTCGATCGCCGCGGCCCAGGGCGGCGCCATCGTGAAGACCATCGGCGACGCGGTCATGGCGAGCTTCGCCGAGCCGATCCACGCGATGCGCGCCGCGATCCTCATGAACCGCGCGATCGCCGAGCTCAAAGAGGCGGACCTCCTGCTCAAGATCGGCCTGCACACGGGCCCGTGCATCGCGGTCGAGCTCAACGAGCGGCTCGATTATTTCGGCCGGACCGTGAACATCGCGGCGCGCGTCCAGGGCCTCGCGCGGGCCGGGGAGATCGTGTGCACGAGCGAGGTGTTCGATGCGCCCGACGTCGCTCCTGCCGTGAACGCGGCCGAGCTCGTCACCACCCGCGGGGCTGCGCCGCTCAAGGGCATCACGGGCGAGGTGCCCGTCGTCCGGATGGTCCGGGCTGGAGCGGAGGCGCCTCTGTCCATTGCGTAA
- a CDS encoding sialidase family protein, translated as MHRFLKRLFSWAAAPTALLAAACGGASSSAPAPAPAAAPVESAPVVVVPAPTATEEKPRAPEPTPAPPLQAKPPSSMALILLDGPPGTWTGEHGNYDSPVREVWGAGDLVFAATVNEFLQSNDRGLTWRPVNLPPKTTPMSVWGTSPDEVWVGARDLILRSTDRGTTWKPTAVPANAYYNGFWADDRDVYAVGSDGVILHSSDRGDTWERQGEALGLRWLHGVWGKGRDVWAFGEGAPKDGSWMSTTALVHTKDRGKTWTTVALQAAPLRGICGTGDGVMHVIDASGSIHQSKDRGKTWTKAHSFGSMELCALACRGKSEIFVGGRNRTFQHSEDGGKTWTDELAAQNKWTQPAFSMVDTIFALPSGEVFVGGEGVYVPRPTGTLFRRR; from the coding sequence ATGCACCGATTTCTGAAGCGCCTGTTTTCCTGGGCCGCTGCGCCGACGGCCCTCCTCGCGGCGGCCTGCGGCGGCGCGAGCTCCTCGGCCCCTGCACCTGCTCCGGCCGCGGCGCCGGTCGAATCTGCGCCCGTGGTCGTCGTCCCTGCGCCCACGGCGACGGAAGAAAAGCCGCGCGCGCCCGAACCGACGCCTGCGCCTCCGCTCCAGGCCAAACCGCCGAGCTCCATGGCTTTGATCCTGCTCGACGGCCCGCCCGGCACCTGGACTGGCGAGCATGGCAACTACGATTCGCCGGTGCGAGAGGTATGGGGCGCCGGCGACCTCGTCTTTGCCGCCACCGTCAACGAATTTTTGCAATCAAACGATCGGGGCCTCACGTGGCGGCCCGTCAACCTTCCCCCAAAGACCACCCCCATGAGTGTATGGGGCACCTCGCCCGACGAGGTATGGGTGGGCGCGCGAGACCTCATCCTCCGCTCGACGGATCGCGGCACCACGTGGAAACCCACCGCGGTCCCGGCGAATGCTTATTACAACGGGTTTTGGGCCGATGATCGGGACGTGTATGCCGTCGGCTCGGACGGCGTGATCCTCCACTCCTCGGATCGCGGGGACACGTGGGAGCGCCAAGGCGAAGCGCTGGGCCTTCGCTGGCTCCACGGCGTATGGGGCAAAGGCCGCGACGTATGGGCGTTCGGCGAAGGTGCCCCGAAAGATGGCTCCTGGATGAGCACGACCGCGCTCGTGCACACGAAGGACCGTGGAAAGACCTGGACGACCGTGGCCCTCCAAGCCGCGCCCCTCCGTGGCATTTGCGGCACCGGCGACGGGGTGATGCACGTCATCGACGCCAGCGGCTCGATCCATCAGTCGAAGGATCGGGGCAAGACCTGGACGAAGGCGCATTCGTTCGGCTCGATGGAGCTTTGCGCGCTCGCTTGTCGCGGCAAGAGTGAAATCTTCGTGGGTGGCCGGAATCGAACATTCCAGCACTCGGAGGATGGGGGAAAGACCTGGACCGACGAACTCGCCGCGCAAAACAAGTGGACACAACCCGCGTTCAGCATGGTGGACACGATTTTCGCCCTCCCGAGCGGCGAGGTCTTCGTGGGCGGCGAGGGCGTTTACGTGCCACGACCCACGGGCACCTTGTTTCGCCGCCGTTGA
- a CDS encoding right-handed parallel beta-helix repeat-containing protein, with translation MPSSKHARTSLALSACTALSLLILDPASASAADCGCNHEITPGTWSVNGTELGVKPGDVVCVMAGDYEYIRFREIRGTEEAPVVVKNCGGVVNVRNLDRAYSVDFQGSSHHFHLTGTGEAGVEYGFRVSAPDKEPYPGVGLWFLDKSTDYEVDHIEVYETGFAGVVSKTDPLCDGSADQDKFIQKNVRLHHLWIHDTGGEGFYVGSTQGAGHTITCNGQQEVRMPHFLEGIEIDHCLVEDTGWDGAQVGMAREGCSVHDNIIRRVGGEMVLYQWMGLQIGGPSKCDIRRNIISDGPVNGIFVFGANDTTVADNVVLRFGETNIYANIQNNPGPVSYRIAHNTLVGFGKAAVQVFGDKIEGAFAYNNFVVGPSSAIGAGNDVGWAAEGNLFVPTVAEAGFVAPDADDYHLTESSPARGAGIDHSADGFTTDLDGYLRAKPPAVGAYEFVMDSPTGGVGGGSSSSGIGGGGGAGASGSGASASGGAGGASADDPGAEGDCGCRVAGTTDPAGNHGGLFLVAGAFLATRMRRRLRASR, from the coding sequence ATGCCCTCCTCGAAACACGCCCGCACCTCGCTCGCCCTCTCTGCCTGCACGGCCCTCTCGCTCCTGATCCTCGATCCAGCCTCCGCGTCAGCCGCCGATTGCGGCTGCAATCACGAGATCACGCCCGGTACCTGGTCCGTGAACGGCACCGAACTCGGCGTCAAACCCGGCGACGTCGTCTGCGTCATGGCCGGAGATTACGAGTACATCCGCTTCCGCGAGATCCGCGGCACGGAGGAGGCGCCCGTCGTCGTGAAGAACTGCGGCGGCGTCGTCAACGTGCGCAACCTCGATCGTGCCTACTCCGTCGATTTCCAGGGTAGCTCCCACCATTTTCATCTCACCGGAACCGGGGAAGCCGGCGTCGAGTACGGCTTCCGGGTCAGCGCGCCGGACAAGGAACCGTATCCCGGCGTGGGCCTCTGGTTCCTCGACAAGAGCACCGACTACGAGGTCGATCACATCGAGGTCTACGAGACCGGCTTCGCGGGCGTCGTGTCGAAGACCGACCCCCTCTGCGACGGCAGCGCCGATCAGGACAAGTTCATCCAGAAAAACGTGCGCCTGCACCACCTCTGGATCCACGACACCGGCGGCGAAGGGTTTTACGTGGGAAGCACCCAGGGCGCCGGCCACACCATCACCTGCAATGGCCAGCAGGAGGTGCGCATGCCGCATTTCCTGGAGGGCATCGAGATCGACCACTGCCTCGTGGAAGACACGGGCTGGGACGGCGCGCAGGTCGGCATGGCCCGCGAGGGCTGCAGCGTCCACGACAACATCATCCGCCGCGTCGGCGGCGAGATGGTGCTCTACCAGTGGATGGGCCTGCAGATCGGGGGCCCCTCGAAGTGCGACATCCGCCGGAACATCATCTCCGACGGCCCGGTGAACGGCATCTTCGTGTTCGGCGCGAACGACACCACCGTCGCCGACAACGTCGTGCTGCGCTTCGGCGAGACGAACATTTACGCGAACATTCAAAACAACCCGGGGCCCGTGTCCTACCGCATCGCCCACAACACGCTGGTCGGCTTCGGCAAGGCCGCGGTGCAGGTCTTCGGCGACAAGATCGAAGGCGCGTTCGCGTACAACAATTTCGTCGTGGGGCCGAGCTCGGCCATCGGCGCAGGCAACGACGTGGGCTGGGCGGCCGAGGGCAACCTCTTCGTGCCCACGGTCGCCGAGGCCGGGTTCGTCGCGCCCGACGCGGACGATTACCACCTCACGGAAAGCTCGCCCGCGCGCGGCGCCGGCATCGACCACAGCGCTGACGGGTTTACCACGGACCTCGATGGATATCTCCGCGCCAAACCCCCCGCGGTGGGCGCGTACGAGTTCGTCATGGATTCGCCCACGGGCGGTGTGGGCGGCGGTTCGAGCAGCTCGGGCATCGGCGGCGGAGGCGGCGCGGGCGCATCCGGCAGCGGCGCGAGCGCGTCCGGCGGCGCGGGCGGCGCCTCGGCGGACGATCCCGGGGCCGAGGGCGACTGCGGCTGCCGCGTGGCCGGAACGACGGACCCCGCGGGCAACCACGGAGGCCTCTTCCTCGTAGCCGGCGCCTTCCTGGCGACCCGCATGCGCCGCCGTTTGCGCGCCTCGCGCTGA
- a CDS encoding SDR family NAD(P)-dependent oxidoreductase, which produces MASSCAIQGSVVVITGASSGIGLATAEAFARRGARLVLAAREEDALAEAARACEVLGAEALAVPTDVSDEAAVEALAQAAVARFGRIDVWINNAALLLFGALLDTPSAAWKRVVETNLFGYLHGARAALPVFLAQRRGILINNASGWGLVGAPFVSSYAASKFAILGLSESLRLELAAYPDIHVCVVLPPAVDTPIYERAGNLTGHEVGPVPPVSSANDAAEIFVGLAERPRPRRTIAFAGAFLSLLSRVSPTFSARLMGWLTRRFSIRREPSPPTLGNLFEPKEPHARSGGFDRLGVHRGGRGPLV; this is translated from the coding sequence ATGGCGTCTTCGTGCGCGATCCAGGGGTCCGTGGTGGTCATCACCGGCGCGTCGAGCGGCATCGGGCTCGCGACGGCCGAGGCGTTCGCCCGGCGCGGGGCGCGGCTCGTGCTCGCGGCGCGAGAGGAGGACGCTCTCGCGGAGGCGGCGCGCGCGTGCGAGGTGCTCGGCGCCGAGGCGCTCGCCGTGCCGACCGACGTGAGCGACGAGGCCGCGGTCGAGGCGCTCGCGCAGGCGGCGGTCGCCCGCTTCGGCCGGATCGACGTGTGGATCAACAATGCGGCGCTCCTGCTCTTCGGCGCGCTGCTCGACACGCCGAGCGCCGCCTGGAAGCGGGTCGTCGAGACGAACCTCTTTGGGTACCTCCACGGGGCGCGGGCGGCGTTGCCGGTCTTCCTCGCGCAGCGCCGTGGCATTCTCATCAACAACGCCTCCGGCTGGGGCCTCGTGGGCGCGCCGTTCGTGAGCTCGTACGCAGCGAGCAAGTTCGCGATCCTCGGCCTCTCGGAGAGCCTGCGCCTCGAGCTCGCGGCCTACCCGGACATCCACGTGTGCGTGGTGCTCCCGCCCGCGGTGGACACGCCCATTTACGAGCGCGCCGGCAACCTCACGGGCCACGAGGTCGGGCCGGTCCCGCCGGTCTCCTCGGCGAACGACGCGGCCGAGATCTTCGTCGGCCTCGCCGAACGGCCGCGCCCGCGGCGCACCATCGCTTTTGCTGGCGCCTTCCTTTCCCTTTTGAGCCGGGTTTCCCCGACCTTCTCGGCGCGCCTCATGGGATGGCTCACGCGTCGCTTCTCGATTCGCAGGGAGCCCTCGCCGCCCACGCTCGGCAATCTCTTCGAGCCGAAGGAGCCCCACGCGAGAAGCGGCGGATTCGACCGGCTCGGCGTGCACCGCGGGGGGAGGGGGCCGCTCGTTTGA
- a CDS encoding DUF2231 domain-containing protein produces MKAPWLLRVVERLPLDEIVDVFHVPLRGFLARHPRVRRALDGSWLGHPLHPALIPVPIGAFTTGLVLDAATLLGCTWAARGADLAFTLGLVAAVPAALTGLTEWSYLEGKSRRAAFVHAASNVASTKLMVGSVILRGMELRGAGMVVSTLGFVVLGVGAWLGGELAYHYGAGVGRISEDRGDTDR; encoded by the coding sequence ATGAAAGCTCCGTGGCTCCTGCGTGTCGTCGAGCGGCTCCCGCTCGATGAAATCGTCGATGTGTTTCACGTGCCTTTGCGTGGTTTCCTCGCGCGGCACCCGCGCGTGCGAAGGGCGCTCGATGGATCGTGGCTCGGGCATCCGCTGCATCCAGCGCTGATCCCCGTGCCGATCGGGGCCTTCACGACGGGCCTCGTCCTCGATGCCGCGACGCTCCTCGGGTGCACGTGGGCCGCGCGCGGGGCGGATCTCGCCTTCACGCTCGGGCTCGTGGCCGCCGTGCCCGCAGCGCTCACGGGGCTCACGGAGTGGAGTTATCTCGAAGGAAAATCGCGGCGCGCGGCGTTCGTGCACGCAGCGTCGAACGTGGCAAGCACGAAGCTCATGGTGGGATCGGTGATCCTGCGAGGGATGGAGCTCCGCGGCGCGGGAATGGTGGTCTCGACGCTCGGCTTCGTGGTCCTCGGCGTAGGCGCCTGGCTCGGCGGGGAGCTCGCGTACCATTACGGCGCAGGCGTCGGGCGTATTTCGGAAGATCGAGGCGACACGGACAGGTAG